The genomic interval GCGCGTCAATTTTCCACAAGCCTTACCAATTTTCTCAGAACTTTTGTGGAAATTGAGCTTGTGAGCGTTGACCAGCTCACCTATTCTGAGTTTATCATGTCAATTTCAAACCCCAGTTGCATCTATCTGTTCAAAATGGAACCCCTGAACGGAAATGCCATCCTTGAGATCAACCCCTCACTTGTCTTTTACATAATCGACAGGCTTTTCGGAGGGCAGGGAAGGGCTGCTGAACAGAACCGGGAAATGACTCTTATCGAGCAGAATGTCATGAACCGGATTGTGGAACGCAGTCTTACGGATCTCAAGAGTGTCTGGGAGCATGTGGGTGTTTTCAGTCCAAAAATCGAAACTTACGAGACAAATCCCCAGTTTGTTCAGATAGCTCCTCCGGGAGAAACTGTCATACTGATCTCTCTTGAGGTCCGGATGCAGAACGCGTCAGGACTGATGAGCATATGTTACCCATACATGCTCCTTGAAAGTGTAATCAACAATCTCTCTGGCGAGTCCTGGATGTCATCCCAGAGTGAAGCTACGAAAGAGACCAGGGAGCTTCTGGAGAATGAGATCAGAGACATTCCTCTGACAATTTCTACTGTAATCGGAAGGACATCATTGACTATTCGCGATCTTCTGCAGCTTCAGCATGGTGACATTCTCTGTCTCGATAAACCTTTTGACAGTGATCTTACTGTGCAGATTGAGGGTAAAACCAAGATGGCGGCTCGATCGGGGCTTGTCGGAAGAAAAAAAGCGATCAGAATAACAAAAATAATCGAAAAGGAGGTACCGGGCTGCGATGAGTGACATACTTTCTCAAGAGCAGATCGATGCCTTATTGTCATCGGAAAATCTTGGAAGCGGTTCAGGCTCTGAGCCGGAGGCCGATAAAACAGCGGTGTTGAACAGATTCTTCGGCTCCTTCTGCGGACAGGCCGGGACTGTTATTTCCACTGTTCTTAACATAAATACACTGATGGTTCCGGAAATCGGTTCTACCACCGATCCTTCCGAAATAGGGGGAATTATCGGCTCTCAGGCTGCTCTTTTAACTGTTTCGCTGCAAGAGGTTGAAGGTCAGTTTGGCATCGTGATGAAGAAAAGCGATGTTGCAGTTATTTCAGACCTCATGCTTATGGGGGATGGGACTGCAGAGTACAATGATGATCATAAGCAGGCAATCTCTGAACTGTTCAATCAGGTAGTAAATGCCTTTGAAACTGCCTCAGGAAAAGAATTAGGTGTAAAGCTGACAGCAGGGGATGTTAAAGTTACCGATTTCAAGGAAGACAGCCTTGATGAGCCGCTTGATTCATGCGAGATAATACCGGTCACGGTATCTGTTGAGGGGAAAATAGAATCTCGTGCAGCGTTGCTTTTTTCCGGAAAATTTACCGATAGCATTTCCGGTATGATCCCTGCATCACTGGAAGAATCCTCTGATGGGCAGGTAGGACTCAACATGTCGGAACTGGATGATCTGTCAAAAGTAACATCGTTTGATTCATCCGGAGAGTTTCATGAGACAACATTGACCGGCGCTCCAATTAATGCTCCCCGAGAGAACATTGAAATGCTTTTTGACATAGAGCTCGATGTTTCAATTGAGCTTGGACGATCAGTTCTTCCCATAAAGAGAATTCTGGATTTGGCGCCCGGTTCAATCGTAGAACTGGACCGCATGGCTGGTGAGCCGGTCGATCTTCTGGTGAACAACAAGGTAGTGGCAAAGGGGGAAGTTGTTGTGATCGATGAGAGTTTCGGTATACGCATAGTATCACTTGTCTCTCCGGAGGAGAGGATAAAGAGTCTTAGATAATTTCTGCATTCAGAATTTGATTCCGGTATCCGGGTGCGGGGCTTGAGAGTGCCGAAATCAGAATATAACCGCTCATTTGGGCCCCGCAATGAGCTATTATGAATCCTGAAAGGGGCCGTTCCTCAGTGGTTTCAAAAGTTAAAAAAATCAGATTCAGTTCAGTCCTCTTAGCATGCCTTTTTTTATTTCTGGTGTCTTCTCCAGCTCAGGAAACACAGAGCGGAACCGGTGATTTTGACATCAACAAGGTCAGGGAGGCGGTAAGCAGTATAGGTGATTCCAGCCTCGGCAATTACACTGCACCTGCGAAGGAGAACATAAATTACACATCGGTTGTATTCCGGATTGTCTTCTACCTTGCATTGATAGTGCTCCTTATTCTGGGTCTGGCCTGGTTCATGCGTAAAGCTGGAATAGCCGGAACATCGAAAATAGGCGGCGGGGGAGCGATGGATGTTCTGGAGGTACTTCCGTTTGGTCAGAACAGAAATGCCATTCTTATAAGGGTTATGGATTCGGTTTACCTTCTGGGACAGACTCCAAATTCAATTGTGCTTCTGGAGAAGATAGAGGGACAGAGGGCTATCGACCTGATTGCATCAAGTAAAGGCGGAAGTTCCATCACCCAGTTCAGGGATGCATTCAATAATTTCATAGGAAAGATTAAAAAACCGGTATGATCAGATTCCCATTCAGAAAAAATGTCCGGCTATTACCTGATGATAAGCTGTCGGACAGTAACTCCGGAGATTTTCTGCGCAAGTTTTCAAGTCTGAGCAGTAAAATCCATAGTGGGTTTACAGCCGCAGCGTTATTCA from Fibrobacter sp. carries:
- the fliM gene encoding flagellar motor switch protein FliM, coding for MSDILSQEEVDALLSAVSAGGDASEQGPKGDPAASLFNTDEPRDMEKSLALYDFRRPDRVSKDQMRTLQNLHEGYARQFSTSLTNFLRTFVEIELVSVDQLTYSEFIMSISNPSCIYLFKMEPLNGNAILEINPSLVFYIIDRLFGGQGRAAEQNREMTLIEQNVMNRIVERSLTDLKSVWEHVGVFSPKIETYETNPQFVQIAPPGETVILISLEVRMQNASGLMSICYPYMLLESVINNLSGESWMSSQSEATKETRELLENEIRDIPLTISTVIGRTSLTIRDLLQLQHGDILCLDKPFDSDLTVQIEGKTKMAARSGLVGRKKAIRITKIIEKEVPGCDE
- the fliN gene encoding flagellar motor switch protein FliN yields the protein MSDILSQEQIDALLSSENLGSGSGSEPEADKTAVLNRFFGSFCGQAGTVISTVLNINTLMVPEIGSTTDPSEIGGIIGSQAALLTVSLQEVEGQFGIVMKKSDVAVISDLMLMGDGTAEYNDDHKQAISELFNQVVNAFETASGKELGVKLTAGDVKVTDFKEDSLDEPLDSCEIIPVTVSVEGKIESRAALLFSGKFTDSISGMIPASLEESSDGQVGLNMSELDDLSKVTSFDSSGEFHETTLTGAPINAPRENIEMLFDIELDVSIELGRSVLPIKRILDLAPGSIVELDRMAGEPVDLLVNNKVVAKGEVVVIDESFGIRIVSLVSPEERIKSLR
- the fliO gene encoding flagellar biosynthetic protein FliO; protein product: MNPERGRSSVVSKVKKIRFSSVLLACLFLFLVSSPAQETQSGTGDFDINKVREAVSSIGDSSLGNYTAPAKENINYTSVVFRIVFYLALIVLLILGLAWFMRKAGIAGTSKIGGGGAMDVLEVLPFGQNRNAILIRVMDSVYLLGQTPNSIVLLEKIEGQRAIDLIASSKGGSSITQFRDAFNNFIGKIKKPV